In Salvelinus fontinalis isolate EN_2023a unplaced genomic scaffold, ASM2944872v1 scaffold_1606, whole genome shotgun sequence, a single window of DNA contains:
- the LOC129849662 gene encoding intestinal mucin-like protein yields IFAACHPFVSPDNFYKGCVYDSCHVSNPAVECTSLQTYAAACAQFGVCIYWRNHTELCASDCPADKVYKPCGPAEQPTCDDNPDESRMNFTTEGCFCPDGMKLFNKESGICVDKCGCIDPEGVPREFNERFEYKCQDCVCLESTKAVTCKPKVCSKPPVEICTGPGFVYVNQTDPSDPCCSSLVCRCDSSTCPPTNMNCPIGFVPVVSVPEGKCCPEHTCEPKRVCLHKGVEYLPNSKVPGSECQECTCTNKVDPKSGHYQIDCGFMQCDKDCEKGYEYQEPDYSSDDCCGKCVQTHCVLQINGTKQLLKHGDTWSAPGDKCQQYSCVKNGDSYLTQSSNIHCPPFQQANCQPGSIQTAANGCCRICVEKDKACKIGSMKSFINHKNCQSIEEVEMPYCEGSCNTFTKYSAMAASLDHSCACCQESRSSNRTVDLQCLNGDVVPYTYLHVEECNCRHSDCHRAIRVPVRKTRSNTLV; encoded by the exons CATCTTTGCAGCCTGTCATCCGTTTGTCTCGCCTGACAACTTCTACAAGGGCTGTGTCTATGACAGCTGCCACGTGTCCAACCCAGCGGTGGAGTGCACCAGTCTGCAGACATACGCTGCTGCCTGTGCCCAGTTTGGAGTATGCATCTACTGGAGAAACCACACCGAGCTCTGTG CCAGCGACTGCCCAGCTGACAAAGTCTACAAGCCCTGCGGTCCTGCAGAACAGCCAACCTGTGATGACAA TCCAGACGAGTCTAGGATGAACTTCACCACAGAAGGCTGCTTCTGTCCTGATGGGATGAAACTCTTCAACAAGGAATCAGGGATCTGTGTTGATAAGTGTG GATGCATTGACCCTGAAGGTGTTCCGCGAGAG TTCAACGAGAGGTTTGAGTACAAGTGCCAGGATTGCGTTTGTTTGGAGTCCACCAAGGCTGTGACCTGTAAACCCAAGGTCTGCTCCAAACCACCAGTAGAGATATGCACCGGGCCAGGCTTTGTATATGTCAACCAAACCGATCCATCCGATCCATGCTGCTCCAGCCTCGTCTGCC GTTGTGACAGCAGCACTTGCCCACCAACCAACATGAACTGTCCTATTGGGTTCGTGCCAGTGGTTTCAGTCCCGGAGGGAAAATGCTGTCCAGAGCACACatgtg AGCCTAAAAGAGTTTGTCTTCACAAAGGCGTTGAATACCTG CCCAATTCTAAAGTTCCAGGATCGGAGTGCCAGGAGTGCACCTGCACCAACAAAGTGGACCCCAAGTCTGGTCATTACCAAATTGACTGTGGATTCATGCAATGTGACAAAGATTGTGAAAAA GGATATGAGTACCAGGAGCCAGACTATTCCTCAGATGACTGCTGCGGTAAATGTGTTCAGACCCACTGTGTCCTCCAGATCAATGGGACCAAGCAGTTGTTGAAG catgGAGATACATGGTCAGCTCCTGGTGACAAGTGCCAGCAGTACAGCTGTGTGAAAAACGGTGATAGCTATCTGACCCAGAGCTCCAACATCCATTGCCCACCCTTCCAGCAGGCCAACTGCCAGCCT GGTTCCATTCAGACCGCTGCAAACGGCTGCTGTAGAATTT GTGTGGAGAAGGACAAGGCCTGTAAGATAGGATCCATGAAGAGTTTCATCAACCACAAGAACTGCCAGTCTATTGAGGAGGTGGAGATGCCGTACTGTGAGGGATCCTGCAACACCTTCACCAA GTACTCTGCGATGGCCGCGTCTCTGGACCACTCGTGCGCCTGTTGCCAGGAGTCCCGGTCCAGTAACCGCACGGTGGACCTACAGTGTCTGAATGGAGATGTGGTGCCCTACACCTACCTACACGTGGAGGAGTGTAACTGCAGACACAGCGACTGCCACAGAGCCATTAGGGTGCCTGTCCGTAAGACACGCAGCAACACGCTGGTGTAA